The window TTTCTATGTTTGACCCTATGATAATGTCATTATTAGGTATTGTTCAGaataactgtcattcattttacCTGGAAATTATGAGGATACAGTATACATGCAGTCCCAGGGAGCGATGCATTTGTGTATTAAAGGGAACAGGTATGAATGTACAGAAAGACCAAGTTCAGATGAATGATAATCTTATTGAATTAAGGAGTAGATCAAGGGGCCTTCTTTTTTTTAAGCAATTCTTGGAAGTGCATAAAATGTTCATTATTAATGTATTTTGTGAAGATCTTACAACTATATGATTTTATAGAAAATTTTGCCAAGTCAGAATACTACAAGTTGGCAATTGAGGAGCTCAAGAAAAGTGACGTAGCACTGGATGCCTTGGGAGCCCCTCCTCTCCAGATCCGAAATATCAAACTCACCGACAGAAATAATCGGGTGGATGGAATAAGTGCAAGGGTACAGTATTCAGgtgttgctttttttaaaaaaaaaaactggttTTGTACCTGAATTGTAGGTCTCTTCTATGTAAACCAGCAATTCTAATAAGTGGTTTTCCTCTCCCTTGTAAATGCATGGCAGAATTCATGTTTCTTGATTTAAACATAGTTTATCAGTTTTTGTACTGTTACTCATGCATTTGAGAAAGTGTATGCTCTTTGAACTACAGTACCTGGGGTACACAGTTAGAATAAATGGCATTCTAAGGACAGTTATTGGCAGACAGTTACTTTATTAAATTATACTTTTCCCAAAAATATTCTTTATAACTTGTCACATTTGTTTACAGATTAAAATTCCAGTAAGTGGAAACAAATCAGCTGGTTATCTCCACACCTATTGTATCAGAGACACAGTAGAAAAAAGGTAACTTTTAGCTGATGTTGAAATGTCCAGTTTCAAAATTTATCGAATAGAACAAAACAATGCgagaactgctgatttcctgaggCATTTTCTcttgggcctatttctgtgctgtatgattctgtaACTGAAGTTAAATATTTTACCCAAGACGCTGGAGGACTtgtgtcaggcagcacctatggaggaaaatggatagtcaacatttcatgtTGAGTCTCCTTCATTCCCTAAAACATCCACTTCCATTTTCCTCCAAAAGATGATATCTGACCCAACTAATATTTTACAGAACAGCTTCAAGGATGGAAAAGACTGTGTTATTGTTCTAGAATTGCTGTTTTTGCACAGATTAAGATAGTTTTTATTACCAACgtaaatttttttttgtgttgaaaAAAAGATATGTAAAAATAAGGATGGCAATTATCAGAATGGTTTAACCTGACTAAAATGAGGTTTAGGAGATTTAAGCCTAGAAGCTGGGTTGTAAATTTTTTTAAAGCCTTTTATATGCAATTTTGAAAATGCCCTTTAGGACCTATACAAACCTGGAGGGAAGGTTGGATGGAGTTCAGAGATATATGCAAAACAGATTTAAAGTAAAGTATAAAACAGTTAGAATAGATCTGAGGAACAAATTTTCCATTCACAAGTGACTGAGATCTAGCTGAGGCAGGCACATTCGCAACATTTGAAAGCCACCTAGATAAGTACAGGGGTAAGAAGACGtctagagggctatgggccaatTGAAGGCATGGGACTAGTTAAGTGTGGACAAGTTATACCAAAGAatgtttccatgctatataatTCTATTACTCTTAAATACATGCGTCACCACTGCTAGAGAGCTATGGATTTGAATGCCATTatccctctgtacatcactgGACAGAAGGGTCCTGCCATTTATTGTATTTTTGCATTTGACCTTCTAAAATGAAACACTTCACACGTCCCCATAACTCTAacccgaggaattctgcagatgctggaaattcaagcaacacacatcaaagttgctggtgaacgcagcaggccaggcagcatttctaggaagaggtacagtcgatgtttttcagcaaaatgatctcccagtctgcgtcgggtctcgccaatatatagaaggccacatcgggagcaccggatgcagtatatcaccccagccgactcataggtgaagtgtcgcctcacctggaaggactttctggggccctgaatggtggtaagggagggagtgtaagggcatgtgtagcacttgttctgcttacaaggataagtgttttcagcaaaatgatctcccagtctgcgcagggtctcactaatatatagaaggccacatcgggagcaccggacgcagtatattttCCACagaacgatctcccagtctgcatcgggtctcgccaatatatagacaCCTGCATGGGTctgagctatgcctgcctttttgttgggtttgtggaagaATCTATGTtctgtacctattctggtatctgtcccctactttttcttcgctacatcgacaactgcattggcactgcttcctgcacgcatgctgagctcgttgactttattaactttgcctccaactttcaccctgccctcaagtttacctagtccatttccaatacctccctcccctttctagatctttctgtctctatctctggagacagcttatctactgctgtctactataagcctactgactctcacagctatctggactattcctcttctcatcctgtctcttgcaaaaatgccatccccttctcgcaattcctgcgtctccgccgcatctgctttcaggatgaggcttttcattccaggacgagggagttgtcctccttttttaaagaaaggggcttcccttcctccactatcaactctgctctcaaacgcatctcccccaatttcacacacatctgctcccactccatcctcccgccatcccactaggaatagggttcccctggtcctcacctaccaccccaccagcctccgggtccaacatattattctccttaacttctgccacctccaacgggatcccaccactaagcacatctttccctctccccgcccccgcccccccagttttctgcagggatcgttccctgcacgactcccttgtccatttgtccccccccatccctccccactgatctccctcctggcacttatccttgtaagcggaacaagtgctacgcatgcccttccacttcctcccttaccaccattcagggccccaaacagtccttccaggtgaggtgacacttcacctgtgagtcggctggggtgatatgctgcgtccggtgctcccgatgtagccttctATATAGTGGCGAGACCCGGCATGGACTGGGAggccgttttgctgaacacctacactctgtccgccagagaaagcaggatctcccagtggccacacattttaattccacattccattcccattctgacatgtctatccacggcctcctctactgtaaagatgaagccacactcaggttggaggaacaacaccttatattccgtctgggtagcctccaacccgatggcatgaacattgacttctgtaacttctgctaatgccccacctccccctcgtaccccatccgttatttatatacacacattctttctcactctcctttttctccctctgtccctctatctataccccttgcccatcctctgggtcccccccccttgtctttcttcccagacctcctgtcccatgatcctttcatatcccttttgccaatcaactgtccagctcttggctccatccctccccctcctgtcttctcctatcattttggatctccccctcccacttttaaatctcttactagctctttcttcaattagtcctgacgaagggtctcggcctgaaacgtcgactgtacctccacATAACTCTATTTACATTTCTCCACCCATAGAAAGCTATAGACCAAGTGCAGAGATATACCTACGTTTATATATAGGCTTCTTCCTGTGCTCTGCTTTCTTCTGCTTTAACAATTCTTAGAACGGAAGTAGCTACAAAGAATTTGGAGAAAGTTTTCTTTTACAGCTACAGGTGGTAGCAGTTCTGATCAAGGATCCACAGCTAGAAACGTTTCTAGTGCTGTCACCAGATCTGCTGACTGCTTTTAACATTCTCTATTTTCATTTCAGAGTTTGAGTatttgccattttttttttaaaccttcattTATATAGTATTTGTTATGTAAATATGTTGGACTAAATAGCTTCAGATTTTTTATCTTATTATTTTTCATTGGAGTAACCAGAAGGAAGCTTAGGAACTGGAGGAACAGGTAGTCTCCACAATTGACTTgccttttttttcccagtttCGCCGGACCAGGCATACAGTgggatgcaaaagtttgggcaccccggtcacaatttctgttactgtgagtagaagatgaactgatcttcaaaagtcaaagttaaagataaaacattcttttcaacattttaagcaagaataGTGTATTATTTGTGTATTGTACAATTTTAGAgaagaaaaaaggaaaggagcaccgtgcaaaagtttgggcaccccaagagatttgagctctcagataacttttaccaaggtctcagaccttaattagcttgttagtgctatggcttgttcacagttatcattaggaaaggcctggtgatgcaaatttcaaagctttataaatactctgactcctcaaaccttgtcccaacaatcagcagccatgggctcctctaagcagctgccgagcactctgaaaattaaaataaatgatgcccacatagcaggagaaggctataagaagatagcaaagcgttttcaggtagtcgtttcctcagtttgtcatgtatttaagaaatggcagttaacaggaacggtggagatcaagttgaggtctggaaaacCAAGAAAagtttctgagagaactgctcataggattgctagaaaggcaaatcaaaacacccatttgactgcaaaagaccttcaggaagatttagcagactctgaagtgacggtgcactgttctactgtgcagcaacacctgcacaaatatgaccttcatggaagagtcagcaGAAGAAAACCTTGtctgcagcctcacctcaaaattcagcgtcagaagtttgcaaagaaacatctaaacaagcctgatgcattttggaaacaagtcctgtggactgatgaagttaaaatagaactttctggccgcaatgagcaaaggtatgtttggtgaaaaaaggggtgcagaatttcatgaaaagaacacctctccaactggtAAGcatggggtggatcgatcatgctttgggcttgtgttgcagccagtggcacggggaacatttcactggtagagggaagaatgaattcaattaaataccagcaaattctggaagcaaacatcacactgtctgtaaaaaagctgaagttaaagagagaatggcttctacaacaggataatgatcctaaacacacctcaaaatccacaatggactacctcaagaggcacaagctgaaggttttgccatgaatctcacagtcccctgacctaaacatcatcgagaatctgtggatagacctcaaaagagcagtgcatgcaagacggcccaagaacctCACGGaactagaagtcttttgcaaggaagaatgggtgaaaatcccccaaacaagaattgaaaggctcTTAACTGGcgacagaaagtgtttacaagctgtgatacttgccaaagagggtgttactaagtactgaccacacagggtgcccaaacttttgctttgggccctcttccttttttgttattttgaaactgtaaaagatggaaataaaaaaagtaatcttgcttaaaatattaaagaaatgtgtcatctttaacttcatgccttttggaaatcaggttatCGCTTAGcttttcacagtaacagaaattttgaccaagggtgcccaaacatttgcatccCACTGTAAATAttcttaaatttttttttttttttttttttttttttaactacacACAATCAGGcttcaaacacaaaatgctgaaagaactcagcaggccaggcggcatctatggaaaaaaagagtacagtcgacatttcaggccaagacccttcatcaggactggagaaaaaaagatgagtaaatttaaaaggatGGGGCtggggagggagaagcacaaggtgataggtgaaactgggagggagggTGAATTAAAaagctggaagttgattggtgaaagaaatacagggctgcagaagggggaatctgatagggagagaacagaaggccctagaagaaaggaaagggggaatgTAGCGCCAGAGGGAAGCTATGGGCAGGCAAGAGGATAAGTTGAGGGGGaataaaggggatggggaatggtgaaggagcaaAGGGGCAGTaacttccatggccttctgtcgtcCCCCAACAGCTACCCCCTTCTCCAATCaatttccagctctttacctcaccctccttccctctcggtttcacctatcaccttgtgttttctccccccccccccccaccttctaaatctACTCCTTGTCTTTTGTTTTCCAGTCCTTttaccatggccctcacagtccccgacctaaacattattgaaaatctggttagacctcaaaagagcagtgcacgcaagacagcccaagaatctcacagcacaagcctttgcaaggaagaatgggcaaaaatcccccaaacaagaattgaaatactcttagctggctacagaaagcgtttacaagctgtgatacttgccaaaagggtgttactaagtactgaccatgcagggtgcccgaacttttgctttgggcccttttcctttttcgttattttgaaactgtaaataaaaaagtaacctttcttaaaataataaagaaatttgtcatctttaactttatgccttttggaaatcaggtcatcttttactcgcttagctattcacagtaacagaaattttgaccgggctgcccaaacttttgcatgtcactgtatcaACAAAATTATGCTTAATAGTCTAAAATTAAACACTTTATTTCTCATTACTGTATTGTGACATGATTACTCCAAGATGGCAGGTTTCATCATGAACCTAACACTACTTGATTTCTTTCAATACTCATAAGGGAGAAAAGGATTAAAGTCTCTCTTCTTCTcccccagcccccccccccccacttctatttgaaaatttcttttttGCTGGGCAGTCCCTCAGTGTCAAAGCTGGCCCAATTCTAATATAGTTCACTGGAGTCTGGGGTGGCTAATAAGTCGGAGCTGTAGAGGATGGAAATAAAAGCTCTTCAAACCATGTCCATGCCAACTAGTGGGTAGCCATCTGTATTAATGCCATCTTCaaggtcggctggtggcgcagtgagatcagcactGGGCTCGAGAAcagaggttcccgagttcgatccagtgacagaccgcccccGTGTGCGCTCTCCATCCGCGCCGTGTTGATGTCAAGcttgcaacttggcctcgtaaaataatactgcaaaatgtctgtgcgaggagtggcgccccacacagcctttcgaactgcgcctggtaaggcatgaaaatgcccgacactggcctctcaggtctgagtcaACGTCATTATCATCAAGCACTTGACGTAGCTTTCTATGTCTAGGCATTTGTAGGGTATGTCTTTTTAAATGGTGTCAGTGATTCTGCTGCCACAATTGTCTCAGGCAGTAAATTCCAGGTGCTCAGCATTTAGGCATCAAGGGTCTCCCTGAAATCCTTTGTACATTGTTTACCCTTTAGCTTAAGGTTTTATTCACTTCTGATACACGTTTTGTGCAGTCttccctatctaaacccctcacagCTTTACATACCTGTCAGTTCTCTTCTACTCCAGGGAAATGGCCTCAGACCTTTCCTTTCATTCAGTTTGTCccaaaaatgcatcacttcaatcactaggattaaactccatctgccacttatcagccTATTTCACTAACACATTACCATCATTCTGAGGATAAGGGgggagaaaggaagggagggGAATGGAGCTCAGTGGAGCGAGGAGAGGACTAAGAAATGCAGAGAAACTCAAACAAATATTTGTTTTAATATTCCTTTGTTAGAGTTTTGTTGAACAATTGTTAGCCCATAATCTTACCTGTGTTCTTTGCTTTTGTCAGATGGTTTTTGCAAGAAGCCACTTTACAGTTGTTAGATGGTCAACAGCTTTCAGTTTACAGCGTGAACAAGGATGAAGACCAAAGTTAATGCATGTGTGATGGCTTTTAAAATTGTCGTCAATATGTTTATCCTGGAAGTATCTGGATGTGTTTAATAAATCTATACAAATCAAAATGTGCTCAGCTTCTCTGCTAtttaaaagataaaaaaaaatcaattacttGTACAGATTAAGCTTCATGGTACAGATCTGGTTCATCcaaaaataatagtaatattctatgaagcaacacacacaaaatgctggagaaactcaggtcaag of the Mobula birostris isolate sMobBir1 chromosome 3, sMobBir1.hap1, whole genome shotgun sequence genome contains:
- the coa1 gene encoding cytochrome c oxidase assembly factor 1 homolog isoform X3, producing MPVSTYALQQMAIYLGIVSGGGCAVMYYLMQENFAKSEYYKLAIEELKKSDVALDALGAPPLQIRNIKLTDRNNRVDGISARIKIPVSGNKSAGYLHTYCIRDTVEKRWFLQEATLQLLDGQQLSVYSVNKDEDQS
- the coa1 gene encoding cytochrome c oxidase assembly factor 1 homolog isoform X1, which gives rise to MPVSTYALQQMAIYLGIVSGGGCAVMYYLMQENFAKSEYYKLAIEELKKSDVALDALGAPPLQIRNIKLTDRNNRVDGISARIKIPVSGNKSAGYLHTYCIRDTVEKSFAGPGIQWDAKVWAPRSQFLLLWFLQEATLQLLDGQQLSVYSVNKDEDQS